The sequence AGGAGAAATAGCGCCAATAGGTCCAAAGGGATATGACCCAAGAAAAGATACTTTACCATACAAAAGAGATTTAGACCTGTATAATTTTAGATATACTTTAAAATTTAATTCATATACTTTATCATTAGGTTCAAGTAGAATAGAAAATACAAGTAGTTTCTATACACCAAATACAGTTTATGATATGGAAACAGTGAGTAATACTTTTTCAGTTAATTTAGATAAAGTTCTATTAAGAAATCAAAAGAATAAATTAACTTTTGGAATAGGTTTAAAAAGAAAACATAATCAAAGCTATATAGAAGAAGCAATTTTATCAGATAGAGTTTTAACAATAGGAGATATTTCTTTAAATGGAACTACAACATTTTATGGAGGATTACTAGGTGCGTCTTTAGGATATGAAAGAGGAATGAGAGCACTGGGCGCTGAAAGAGATAAAAATAAAGGAGTAAGAAGTCCAAAAGCAGAATTTATGAAATACACTTTAAATACTAATTACTATAAGCCTTTAACTCAAAAATTAGTATATAGATTTAATACAAATATTACTTACTCAAATGATGTTCTTTATGGTTCAGAAAAACATTCAATAGGTGGAGTAGGAAGTGTTGGTGGTTATCATAGAACTGGAAATATACAAGGTGATAAAGCAATGGAAATAGAAAATGAATTATCATATAGAGTGTTAGACTCAGAAAAGTTTGGAAAAATAACTCCTTATTTAAGTTATTCATATGGAAAAGTAAGAAATAACAAAAATAATTCAAAATATAGAAAAGGATATATGTCAGGTGCTATATTAGGTTTAAGATATAATATGAAATATTTAGATTTAGATGTAGCTTATGCAAAACCTTTAGCTCGTTCAAATTACTTAAAACCTAAGAATAGAGAAATATATTTTAGTGCAACATTAAAAATTAAATTTTAGATGGGAGGGAATAAATGAGAAATAAATTTTTTAAGAAATTTATAACAGTAATTTTTTTACTGATATATAATATAGA is a genomic window of Fusobacterium nucleatum containing:
- a CDS encoding ShlB/FhaC/HecB family hemolysin secretion/activation protein; protein product: MVTYIFLVFNVFAFSDSFNENEDERTILKQEQRSEQERLQKEFQKREEIFNQLKSEKTDKQEVSTNEIKFHISQINLEDNERLLNEIEKENILGKYIDKDLGSTDITNLITDLTNRLIAKGYITSVTTISEDNDLSTKTLNLKIIPGKIEKIILNEDKTLDNLKKYFLVDTKAGKVLNIRDLDTTTENFNYLEANNMTMEIIPSEIQNHSIVKLKNEMKEKFTVSVLTNNYGEDRQNAIWRGGVSINIDSPLGIGDRVYFSYMTVHKKKPDRSWKRTTESLKPGEIAPIGPKGYDPRKDTLPYKRDLDLYNFRYTLKFNSYTLSLGSSRIENTSSFYTPNTVYDMETVSNTFSVNLDKVLLRNQKNKLTFGIGLKRKHNQSYIEEAILSDRVLTIGDISLNGTTTFYGGLLGASLGYERGMRALGAERDKNKGVRSPKAEFMKYTLNTNYYKPLTQKLVYRFNTNITYSNDVLYGSEKHSIGGVGSVGGYHRTGNIQGDKAMEIENELSYRVLDSEKFGKITPYLSYSYGKVRNNKNNSKYRKGYMSGAILGLRYNMKYLDLDVAYAKPLARSNYLKPKNREIYFSATLKIKF